ATCACTCAGACCCAGGGTTTCGCCGGTGACGTCGGCTTTGTTACGCACCACGGTGATCGGCAGTTTCGCCGGCAGACGGGCGATAAAGTCCGGCCAGATCTCCGCCGGGTCGATCGCTGCAGTGGTCGTGCCATCGACCATAAACAGCACCCGGTCAGCCTGCTCAATCTCCTGCCAGGCGCGCTCGATACCGATACGCTCCACTTCGTCGCTGGCATCGCGCAGGCCGGCGGTGTCGATGATATGCAGCGGCATACCGTCGATATGAATATGCTCGCGCAGCACGTCGCGGGTGGTGCCGGCAATGTCGGTGACAATCGCCGCTTCACGGCCCGCCAGCGCGTTCAGCAGGCTCGATTTCCCGGCGTTCGGACGCCCGGCAATCACCACCTTCATCCCTTCGCGCAGCAGGCTGCCCTGACGCGCTTCGGCGCGCACCGCGTCGAGATCGGCCATCACGTCGTTAAGCTGGGCTTCGATTTTGCCATCGGAGAGGAAGTCGATCTCCTCATCCGGGAAATCAATGGCCGCTTCCACGTAGATCCGCAGGTGAGTAAGTGCTTCCACAAGGTGGTTAACGCGGTTGGAAAAAGCGCCCTGCAGCGAGTTGAGGGCCGAGCGGGCGGCCTGCTCGGAGCTGGCGTCGATCAGGTCGGCAATCGCCTCGGCCTGGGCCAGATCCAGCTTATCGTTGAGGAAGGCGCGTTCGGAGAACTCGCCCGGCTTCGCAATGCGCAGGCCGGGCAGGGTCAGAATGCGTTTCAGCAGCAGGTCGAGGATCACCGGCCCGCCGTGGCCCTGCAGTTCGAGCACGTCTTCACCGGTAAAGGAGTTCGGGCCCGGGAACCACAGCGCGATGCCCTGGTCCAGCGCCGTGCCGTCGTTATCTTTAAACGGCAGATAGTCGGCGTAGCGCGGCTTGGGTAGTTTACCCAGCACCGCTTCTGCCACCTCGCGCGCCTTCAGGCCAGAGATACGCAGAATGCCCACACCACCGCGTCCCGGTGGGGTTGCCTGGGCGACGATAGTGTCGTTATGGCTCATGGTTTGTCTCTTCTTAATGCAATAAAAAAGGCGGTCAACAGACCGCCCTTTAATTTATGTTCCGTTTGCCGGGTGGCGCTTCGCTTACCCGGCCTACTCAATGTCAGGAATTTTTCTTCTCGCGGCTATGCAGGCCACGTTTTTCCAGACCACGGTAGATCAGCTGCTGCTGAAGGATGGTTACCAGGTTGCTGACGATATAGTACAGCACCAGACCTGACGGGAACCACAGGAAGAACACGGTGAAGATGACCGGCATAAAGGTCATGATCTTCTGCTGCATCGGGTCGGTCACGGTGGTTGGCGACATCTTCTGGATGAAGAACATCGTCACGCCCATCAGGATCGGCAGGATGTAGTACGGGTCCTGTGCGGACAGGTCATGGATCCACAGTGCGAACGGCGCATGGCGCAGCTCAACGGAGCCCATCAGCATGTAGTACAGCGCAAGGAAGATTGGCATCTGGATCAGCAGCGGGAAGCAGCCACCCAGTGGGTTCACTTTCTCGGCTTTATACAGGGCCATCATCTCCTGGCTCT
This Leclercia sp. S52 DNA region includes the following protein-coding sequences:
- the mnmE gene encoding tRNA uridine-5-carboxymethylaminomethyl(34) synthesis GTPase MnmE, with the protein product MSHNDTIVAQATPPGRGGVGILRISGLKAREVAEAVLGKLPKPRYADYLPFKDNDGTALDQGIALWFPGPNSFTGEDVLELQGHGGPVILDLLLKRILTLPGLRIAKPGEFSERAFLNDKLDLAQAEAIADLIDASSEQAARSALNSLQGAFSNRVNHLVEALTHLRIYVEAAIDFPDEEIDFLSDGKIEAQLNDVMADLDAVRAEARQGSLLREGMKVVIAGRPNAGKSSLLNALAGREAAIVTDIAGTTRDVLREHIHIDGMPLHIIDTAGLRDASDEVERIGIERAWQEIEQADRVLFMVDGTTTAAIDPAEIWPDFIARLPAKLPITVVRNKADVTGETLGLSDVNGHSLIRLSARTGEGVDALRNHLKQSMGFDTSMEGGFLARRRHLQALEQAAMHLDQGKAQLLGAWAGELLAEELRLAQQALSEITGEFTSDDLLGRIFSSFCIGK